In the Sediminitomix flava genome, one interval contains:
- a CDS encoding CatA-like O-acetyltransferase, which yields MTTSEILEKYEGKALTENDISSYEKWSLNFFHEPQIVREPYLQMTLQLDVTEALKVYKQKYAGHKEASFTAYLMWHLVQTQKAHPYFRYRKIEDKWYIFENLPVFAPIAVGGDKRFSDIVLENPLYLSCEDFFKAYREQIYLKKEGQDFSPIDEKVWQIAHFVGNLPNLQFTGFTLHMSAINSGRPYFYFGKRYVQEGKTQIPLLVSFDHANLDPFVLSAFIADFEQSIKS from the coding sequence ATGACAACTTCAGAAATTTTAGAGAAATACGAAGGAAAAGCATTAACAGAAAATGATATAAGCTCTTATGAAAAATGGTCTCTGAATTTTTTTCATGAACCTCAAATTGTAAGAGAACCTTACTTGCAGATGACTTTACAGTTAGATGTCACTGAGGCATTAAAAGTTTACAAACAAAAATATGCAGGTCATAAGGAGGCTTCTTTCACTGCTTATTTGATGTGGCATCTTGTACAGACACAGAAAGCACATCCATATTTTAGATACAGAAAGATTGAGGATAAATGGTATATATTTGAAAATCTACCTGTTTTTGCTCCTATTGCAGTGGGTGGAGATAAAAGGTTCTCTGACATTGTATTAGAAAATCCTCTGTACTTAAGTTGTGAGGACTTTTTTAAGGCTTATAGAGAGCAAATTTATCTGAAAAAAGAAGGCCAAGATTTTAGTCCAATTGATGAAAAAGTCTGGCAGATAGCACATTTTGTGGGTAATTTACCTAATCTTCAATTTACAGGTTTTACTTTACACATGTCGGCTATCAATTCTGGTAGACCTTATTTCTATTTTGGAAAACGATATGTTCAAGAAGGGAAAACACAAATCCCACTCTTAGTATCTTTCGATCATGCAAACCTAGATCCGTTTGTGTTGTCAGCATTTATTGCCGATTTCGAACAAAGTATCAAATCGTAG
- a CDS encoding GNAT family N-acetyltransferase, with protein sequence MKRLRLFTTEHDHFQKAWQLYEDAFPIDEKRELGLQKEIIKNPKYHFDVIFDEDDFVGFLLWWEFESFRYIEHLATLSVHRGKGYGKQIVKQFISESEDVIILEVDLPKDEVSKRRINFYERIDFKLNQYPYKQLPLRKGGEYVDMLLMSSPQILSKQDVDRFKEQFKTECYEPYFLG encoded by the coding sequence ATGAAAAGACTACGTTTATTTACAACAGAACATGATCATTTTCAAAAAGCTTGGCAACTTTATGAAGATGCCTTTCCTATTGATGAAAAAAGAGAATTAGGTTTACAAAAAGAGATTATTAAGAATCCGAAATATCACTTTGATGTCATCTTTGATGAAGATGATTTTGTCGGATTTTTACTTTGGTGGGAGTTTGAAAGCTTTCGGTATATAGAGCATTTAGCTACGCTTTCAGTTCATAGAGGGAAAGGTTATGGTAAGCAGATTGTGAAGCAGTTTATTTCGGAGTCTGAAGATGTGATCATTTTAGAGGTAGACCTTCCAAAAGATGAGGTCAGTAAAAGACGAATAAATTTCTATGAACGAATAGATTTCAAGCTCAATCAATATCCTTACAAGCAATTGCCTCTAAGAAAAGGTGGGGAATATGTTGATATGCTTCTTATGTCATCCCCTCAAATCCTTTCTAAACAGGATGTAGACAGGTTTAAAGAACAATTTAAAACAGAATGTTATGAGCCATATTTCTTGGGATAG
- a CDS encoding sulfotransferase family 2 domain-containing protein, which yields MLVFVHIEKTAGTSLKFIFRNTFGKGQVDTLKNKKAIFSQDDLNFAKKIFGNVECLAGHNLVEPTKNLNDKDLHIFTFLRDPLTRTASHYQDQCLRNGLKMDFETWIQNKDMRNLQVKRIAGNDDLEKAKRLLNEQYFFIGLTERFDESLKLFKITSPEKLNLKFKKMNIAQDNSIKKEILNNPTKLKLLTEANELDIQLYEYVKNELYPKRIKEHQEELKNTSLPTTYYKSHYTWNYQLNVFFNKFIYRQILKIRAKLQ from the coding sequence ATGTTAGTATTCGTACATATCGAAAAAACTGCTGGTACTTCATTGAAGTTTATATTTAGAAATACCTTTGGTAAAGGACAGGTTGATACCCTAAAAAATAAAAAAGCCATTTTCAGCCAAGATGATCTCAACTTTGCAAAAAAAATATTCGGAAATGTTGAATGCTTGGCGGGTCACAACTTAGTAGAACCCACAAAAAACCTTAATGATAAAGACCTTCACATATTTACATTCTTAAGAGATCCTCTTACTAGAACCGCTTCTCATTACCAGGATCAATGTCTTCGAAATGGTCTTAAAATGGACTTTGAGACATGGATTCAAAATAAAGATATGCGTAACCTACAAGTTAAGCGAATTGCAGGTAACGATGATTTAGAAAAAGCTAAACGGCTTTTAAATGAACAATATTTCTTTATTGGGTTAACTGAACGTTTTGATGAGTCTTTGAAACTTTTTAAGATTACTAGCCCAGAAAAGCTTAATCTTAAGTTTAAAAAGATGAATATTGCTCAAGATAACTCTATCAAGAAAGAGATCTTAAATAATCCGACTAAACTAAAACTATTAACAGAGGCTAATGAGCTAGACATTCAGTTGTACGAATATGTAAAAAATGAGCTCTACCCAAAAAGAATAAAAGAACACCAAGAAGAACTCAAAAACACCTCATTACCAACTACCTACTACAAGAGTCATTATACTTGGAACTATCAATTAAATGTCTTTTTCAATAAATTCATTTACAGGCAAATACTGAAAATAAGAGCAAAGTTACAGTAG